In one Paramormyrops kingsleyae isolate MSU_618 chromosome 18, PKINGS_0.4, whole genome shotgun sequence genomic region, the following are encoded:
- the LOC111837942 gene encoding uncharacterized protein isoform X1 — translation METTSRREFVQKSGERQEQKQMPVSLKLEGERQFVTTHQEEYKPHPHVEAAAARKQRAAPRAEPTQAPIPMEHLTKYRCDFRQRDCKPQRRSPAMQHPDNLGINLALRSDFRTVQMDSYPGWDASEHLRPEPAKLKEELVVNGDAEFQGDTVTKLDFQRLPLVSARQQPIKTRGSNLDLLQGPFNGQTSNRDFFRDWGVKTRVRHGDLYDTGHAKPVVRAFSVNAEAIFSISFQPAVLIRFDMKCLMTVYSTKVWTHLPLIHLSLFSLLFMI, via the exons ATGGAAACGACATCGAGGAGAGAATTCGTCCAGAAAAGTGGAGAAAGACAAGAGCAGAAGCAGATGCCTGTGAGTCTTAAACTTGAAG GAGAGAGACAGTTTGTGACGACGCACCAGGAGGAATACAAACCCCATCCGCACGTGGAGGCTGCAGCCGCGcggaagcagagagcagcgcCGAGAGCAGAGCCCACGCAGGCTCCTATTCCTATGGAGCATCTGACCAAGTACAGATGTGATTTCCGCCAGAGAGACTGTAAGCCCCAAAGGAGATCACCAGCCATGCAGCATCCTGACAACCTTGGCATCAATCTAGCGCTGAG GAGTGATTTCAGGACAGTACAGATGGATTCCTACCCTGGCTGGGATGCCTCTGAGCACCTCAGACCTGAGCCAGCCAAACTCAAAGAAGAACTGGTGGTTAATGGTGATGCAGAGTTCCAGGGTGACACAGTTACCAAG TTGGATTTTCAGCGCCTCCCACTGGTCAGTGCCCGCCAGCAGCCTATTAAAACCCGGGGGTCCAACCTGGACCTGCTGCAGGGACCCTTCAATGGACAGACATCCAACAGGGACTTCTTCAGAGACTGGGGTGTCAAAACGCGGGTGCGACACGGCGACCTCTACGACACGGGTCACGCGAAGCCTGTGGTGAGGGCATTTTCTGTTAATGCAGAAGCAATATTCAGCATTAGTTTTCAACCTGCTGTCCTAATAAGATTTGACATGAAATGCTTAATGACCGTATACAGTACCAaggtctggacacacctgcctTTAATTCACCTGTCTCTGTTTTCGCTGTTATTCATGATATAG